The Peribacillus sp. FSL E2-0218 genome contains a region encoding:
- a CDS encoding TetR/AcrR family transcriptional regulator → MSTVDRRILKSQQAIKKAFIELMSEKNFDQITIQDISDRANVGRRTIYHHYLDKFDLLDKLIEEHINELRKLCRSASEMDFIDANLIWFEYFERNFLFFSTMLKSKGASAFRSQFLEFVMEELSVDVNINEGGNQGLSKEVVLRFFGSAVVGVVESYFRKDIPDPPQVVAEQLGLLLDRNL, encoded by the coding sequence ATGTCCACGGTGGATAGAAGAATACTCAAATCCCAACAAGCGATTAAAAAAGCTTTCATCGAACTGATGTCTGAAAAAAATTTCGACCAGATTACGATACAAGATATATCCGACAGGGCAAATGTAGGCAGAAGGACAATATATCATCATTATCTCGATAAGTTTGATTTACTGGATAAGCTCATTGAAGAACATATTAACGAACTAAGAAAACTGTGCCGATCAGCATCGGAAATGGATTTCATAGATGCGAATCTGATTTGGTTCGAATACTTTGAAAGAAATTTCTTATTCTTTTCGACGATGTTAAAGAGCAAGGGGGCTTCCGCTTTTCGGAGTCAGTTCCTGGAATTTGTCATGGAGGAATTAAGCGTTGATGTGAATATAAACGAAGGGGGAAATCAAGGATTAAGTAAAGAAGTCGTTCTTAGGTTCTTCGGATCCGCTGTAGTAGGCGTAGTCGAATCATATTTCAGGAAAGATATACCTGATCCGCCTCAAGTCGTCGCAGAACAATTGGGACTTTTATTGGACAGGAACCTATAA
- the poxB gene encoding ubiquinone-dependent pyruvate dehydrogenase produces MKQTIADLLIDSLLQAGVKRIYGIVGDSLNAVLDSIRRSGKIEWIGVRHEEVAAFAAGSDSLLSGSIAVCAGSSGPGNLHLINGLYDCHRSRIPVLAIAAHIPSNEIGGEYFQQTHPEQLFKECSHFSELVSKPEHMPRMVTIAMQHAVSRKGVAVLVLPGDVAAMPDSEAVPEKVVHVTEPVVRPSDAELQRLAEYLNDGKRITLLCGAGCEGAHPQLMELCDRLKSPMVIALRGKEHLEYDNPYSVGLTGLIGYSSGYHAMMDCDVLLMLGTDFPYRQFFPKKAQILQVDLRAEHLGRRANLTLGLCGDVKNTIEALLPYLTEKHGQRHLNKFVDHYKNVREGLDELAVGKPGHTPIHPQYLTKMVSDLASEDAIFTCDVGTPTLWAARYLEMNGKRRLLGSFNHGSMANALPQAIGAQCIDSGRQVIALSGDGGLSMLMGDMLTLRQHNLPVKIIVFNNSALSFVELEMKAAGYLETGTELKNPNLAAVAEAMGIMGIRVEDPADLQDSLKRAFEHDGPVLLDVLVNRQEISLPPRIEFDQAHGFTLWMVKAVLNGDGNKLIELAKTNLLR; encoded by the coding sequence ATGAAGCAAACAATCGCAGACCTATTAATTGACTCATTATTGCAAGCAGGTGTGAAAAGGATTTATGGAATTGTTGGAGACTCCTTGAATGCTGTCCTCGATTCCATCAGACGCTCTGGCAAGATCGAGTGGATCGGGGTCCGTCACGAAGAAGTCGCAGCATTTGCCGCAGGCTCGGATTCCCTGTTGAGCGGCAGCATCGCCGTTTGCGCAGGCAGCAGCGGCCCTGGGAACCTTCATCTTATCAATGGCTTGTATGATTGCCATCGCAGCCGGATTCCCGTCTTGGCTATCGCGGCCCATATTCCAAGCAATGAAATTGGCGGCGAGTATTTCCAACAGACCCACCCTGAACAGCTTTTCAAGGAATGCAGCCACTTCAGTGAACTGGTGTCGAAACCTGAGCATATGCCTCGTATGGTCACAATCGCCATGCAGCATGCGGTTTCAAGAAAAGGCGTCGCCGTTTTGGTTCTTCCGGGTGATGTAGCTGCAATGCCTGACAGTGAAGCCGTCCCTGAGAAGGTCGTCCATGTGACGGAACCCGTTGTCCGCCCATCCGATGCCGAATTGCAAAGGCTGGCGGAATATTTAAATGATGGCAAGCGAATTACATTATTATGCGGTGCAGGCTGTGAAGGCGCCCATCCCCAGCTGATGGAACTCTGTGACCGGTTGAAGTCACCGATGGTCATCGCCCTACGTGGGAAGGAGCATCTTGAATATGATAATCCATACTCTGTAGGTCTTACAGGTCTGATTGGCTACTCTTCAGGATATCACGCCATGATGGATTGTGATGTATTGCTGATGCTCGGAACCGACTTCCCATACCGACAATTCTTCCCCAAGAAAGCCCAAATCCTTCAGGTTGACCTCAGGGCTGAGCACCTTGGGCGACGGGCAAATTTAACATTGGGCCTATGCGGTGATGTCAAGAATACGATTGAAGCATTGCTTCCTTATCTAACAGAAAAGCATGGCCAGCGACACTTGAATAAATTTGTCGATCATTATAAAAATGTCCGCGAAGGGCTTGATGAACTAGCAGTAGGCAAACCAGGCCATACACCCATCCACCCTCAATACTTAACGAAAATGGTCAGTGACCTTGCCAGCGAGGATGCGATCTTCACCTGTGACGTAGGGACACCTACCTTGTGGGCAGCCAGGTACCTTGAAATGAATGGAAAAAGGAGATTATTGGGATCCTTCAATCACGGTTCGATGGCAAATGCCTTGCCGCAAGCAATCGGGGCGCAGTGCATCGATTCAGGCAGGCAGGTCATTGCCCTTTCAGGCGATGGGGGCCTTTCCATGTTAATGGGAGATATGCTGACCCTGCGACAGCATAATCTGCCCGTAAAGATCATCGTATTCAACAACAGTGCGCTTAGCTTTGTCGAATTGGAGATGAAGGCAGCAGGCTATTTGGAAACCGGTACAGAGCTTAAAAACCCGAACCTGGCAGCCGTTGCCGAAGCAATGGGAATTATGGGGATACGTGTAGAAGATCCAGCAGACCTCCAGGATTCACTGAAGCGGGCTTTTGAACATGATGGACCCGTATTATTGGATGTACTCGTGAATCGCCAGGAAATATCCCTTCCGCCAAGAATAGAATTTGACCAAGCACATGGTTTTACATTATGGATGGTCAAGGCAGTGCTCAATGGTGATGGCAATAAATTAATCGAACTTGCCAAAACAAATCTCCTGCGCTAG
- a CDS encoding OFA family MFS transporter yields MVFGTIIIQIGLGTIYTWSLFNQPLADKFGWKLSSVAITFSITSFALAVATLFAGRLQEKWGLRRLIALAGIVLGAGLIASSFVSKLLVLYITAGVVVGFADGLAYITTLSNLIKWFPDRKGLISGISVSAYGMGSLLFKFINTWLINNVGPSQTFMYWGIIVMAMVLIGSRFIREAPEAAGDASALTDSNNYTVKEMMRTKEVYLLFVMFFTACMSGLYLISIAKDAGVQLAGLDAVTAANAVAMIAIFNTIGRLILGALSDKISRMKVIAFSFLVTAAAVLVLTLGNISFGLFFACVAGIAFCFGGNITVFPAIVGDFFGLKNHSKNYSIVYQGFGLGALSGSFIAAIINGFRPTFMIIAVLCVVSFIIALRVKPPKARRGNPL; encoded by the coding sequence ATTGTGTTTGGTACGATCATCATTCAAATAGGTTTGGGCACGATTTACACGTGGAGCTTATTCAATCAGCCCTTGGCAGACAAATTCGGCTGGAAACTGAGTTCCGTCGCCATCACCTTTTCCATAACGAGCTTCGCTTTGGCAGTTGCGACGCTCTTTGCCGGAAGATTGCAGGAAAAATGGGGCCTCCGTCGGCTGATCGCTTTAGCCGGGATCGTTCTTGGAGCTGGATTGATCGCAAGTTCATTCGTTTCAAAATTATTGGTTTTATACATCACCGCAGGGGTGGTTGTCGGATTCGCGGATGGCCTGGCCTACATTACCACTTTGTCCAATCTTATAAAATGGTTTCCGGACCGCAAGGGGCTGATTTCAGGAATTTCCGTTTCCGCTTACGGGATGGGGAGCCTGCTATTCAAATTCATCAACACATGGTTAATAAATAATGTCGGTCCTTCACAAACATTTATGTATTGGGGAATCATTGTAATGGCCATGGTGCTTATTGGATCGCGTTTTATACGGGAGGCACCGGAAGCGGCTGGTGATGCATCCGCTCTTACAGACTCGAACAATTATACAGTCAAGGAAATGATGAGGACGAAAGAGGTATATCTATTGTTCGTCATGTTTTTTACCGCTTGCATGAGCGGGCTTTACTTAATCAGCATCGCCAAGGATGCAGGTGTCCAATTGGCTGGATTGGATGCGGTCACTGCCGCGAATGCCGTAGCCATGATTGCCATCTTCAACACGATCGGACGTCTGATCCTGGGAGCCCTTTCGGATAAAATCAGCCGGATGAAGGTGATTGCCTTCAGCTTCCTCGTCACCGCTGCAGCAGTTCTTGTTTTGACCCTGGGGAATATTAGCTTCGGTCTCTTTTTTGCGTGTGTGGCGGGCATCGCCTTTTGCTTTGGAGGTAATATTACCGTCTTTCCCGCAATCGTTGGTGATTTTTTCGGTTTAAAAAACCACAGCAAAAATTATAGTATCGTCTATCAAGGCTTCGGCCTTGGTGCCCTTTCCGGATCGTTCATTGCTGCCATCATCAATGGATTCAGGCCGACCTTCATGATCATAGCCGTATTATGCGTCGTGTCCTTCATCATTGCTCTAAGAGTGAAGCCCCCAAAAGCTCGCAGGGGAAATCCTTTATGA
- a CDS encoding peptidoglycan-binding domain-containing protein — protein MHKKEGDGFLKRLLTSLVVLTMGLGITFSTAFASAGGFHHPDSWDKNSILRKDTLGVEVRNMQYILNVMGFYTDSAVVDVDGIFGPKTEAGVRKYQKENNLKVDGVVGPRTWDSFSQYIKKSGKNTFGAGGNMGLRIKWQYDDSSYTSGSKAYIYGNGDTLSDQYRLYAN, from the coding sequence ATGCATAAAAAAGAGGGAGATGGTTTTTTGAAGAGATTACTCACCAGCTTGGTAGTATTGACAATGGGCCTAGGGATAACTTTTTCCACCGCTTTCGCATCCGCCGGAGGATTTCACCATCCTGATAGCTGGGATAAAAATTCTATTTTGCGTAAGGACACCCTTGGGGTGGAAGTCAGAAATATGCAGTATATCCTGAATGTAATGGGATTTTATACCGATTCAGCGGTTGTTGACGTCGATGGGATATTCGGACCGAAAACGGAAGCGGGTGTAAGGAAATATCAAAAAGAAAACAACCTGAAAGTGGATGGTGTGGTTGGTCCCAGGACGTGGGACAGTTTTTCGCAATATATTAAGAAAAGCGGCAAGAACACCTTTGGAGCAGGTGGAAATATGGGGCTCAGAATCAAATGGCAGTACGATGATTCCTCCTACACATCCGGATCTAAAGCCTATATTTATGGTAATGGAGATACTTTAAGCGATCAATACCGCTTGTATGCCAATTAA
- a CDS encoding spore germination protein: MSYTLQEDLENNINNIKMDFNNTFDLSIREIKFGINKKMKLNVVFLGGLVDTDYLQNSVILRIMDTLNIDKPLINKEFINNVANSILSAASIKITNSYQDVLDAIIQGKTVLVFDGFLEVIIADTAKWKERALEESSGERTPNGMVFGFSENAQTNINVLRGMVKSEQFYVQKMNFGSVAKTDVYLLFLHDTVDNGILKEVRKRLEKVDVKYIMQGRVVQEIVDGKQTLFPLTLNSERPDVIASGILEGRVILMVDGNPQVMIFPSMFTDFLQAPDDYTTNYGRFSIRIIRLFAFLTTIFLSGIYVALDKYGGDRLSKKVYESLVTKNELLPTIWEVIILIILFRVVIDACNRIPKNLVILIALIGPILIGETAITANLIHPVGLIIVGLTFITGTLFGNSGLTAAFSTLRFIIIILAYYFGYLGIIIGATLILMHMISLKSVGVPYLSPLIPFRVKEIKDSLYRGKLEKLVNSKHGYPDENN, translated from the coding sequence ATGTCCTATACTTTGCAGGAGGATTTAGAGAATAATATTAACAATATAAAAATGGACTTTAACAATACTTTTGATTTAAGTATTAGAGAAATCAAATTTGGGATCAATAAAAAAATGAAGTTGAATGTTGTTTTTTTAGGTGGTTTGGTTGATACGGACTACCTTCAGAATTCAGTGATACTTCGAATCATGGATACCTTAAACATAGATAAACCTTTAATCAATAAGGAGTTTATAAATAACGTAGCCAATAGTATACTTTCCGCAGCAAGTATTAAAATCACCAATTCATATCAAGATGTACTTGATGCAATAATTCAAGGTAAAACCGTTTTGGTATTTGATGGGTTTTTAGAAGTCATCATTGCAGATACTGCCAAATGGAAAGAGAGGGCACTGGAAGAGTCTTCTGGAGAAAGAACTCCAAATGGTATGGTTTTTGGCTTTTCGGAAAATGCTCAAACCAATATAAACGTGTTAAGGGGAATGGTTAAATCAGAACAATTTTACGTACAAAAGATGAATTTCGGGTCTGTAGCTAAAACGGATGTATATCTCCTGTTCCTCCATGATACTGTTGACAATGGTATATTAAAAGAAGTGAGAAAACGATTGGAAAAAGTCGATGTTAAATATATCATGCAAGGAAGAGTGGTCCAAGAAATAGTGGATGGGAAACAAACACTCTTTCCTTTAACCTTGAATTCAGAACGACCTGATGTAATAGCTTCCGGCATTTTGGAAGGACGTGTAATATTGATGGTAGATGGTAATCCACAAGTAATGATCTTCCCGTCGATGTTCACGGATTTTTTACAAGCACCGGATGATTATACGACCAATTATGGAAGGTTTTCCATCAGAATCATACGTCTTTTTGCCTTTTTAACAACAATATTCCTTTCAGGAATTTATGTTGCACTCGATAAGTACGGAGGTGACCGTCTATCCAAAAAGGTTTATGAATCCTTAGTCACAAAAAACGAACTATTACCCACAATTTGGGAAGTCATCATACTCATTATTTTATTTCGTGTCGTTATAGATGCTTGTAACAGGATACCTAAGAACCTGGTGATCTTGATAGCACTGATTGGACCTATCTTAATTGGTGAAACAGCCATTACAGCAAACTTGATCCATCCCGTAGGTCTTATCATCGTCGGGTTAACGTTCATTACGGGAACCCTGTTTGGCAATTCAGGACTCACAGCAGCATTTAGTACCTTAAGATTTATCATCATTATCTTGGCTTACTACTTCGGTTATCTTGGTATCATTATCGGTGCTACTCTTATATTAATGCATATGATCAGTTTAAAATCCGTTGGAGTCCCATACCTTTCTCCGCTCATTCCTTTTAGGGTGAAAGAAATAAAAGACTCTCTATATCGGGGAAAATTGGAAAAATTAGTTAACAGCAAACATGGTTATCCAGATGAAAATAATTAA
- a CDS encoding cysteine hydrolase family protein, which translates to MEKKALMIIDMQTAVVEEGYKRDKVIDNINHLIQSARGLQIPIIYIQHESPEGPLKKGEPGWQFHPRLEKPLLQEVTLFKSVPNSFSHTPLQQTLDKLGVTQLYICGAQTEYCVDSTCRGAFDLGYDVTLIGDAHTTNDANHLSAPRIIEHVHETLMNFWSPNAKICLKKTTELDWIESEIHPQ; encoded by the coding sequence GTGGAAAAGAAAGCATTAATGATCATTGATATGCAAACGGCCGTCGTGGAAGAAGGCTATAAACGCGATAAGGTAATTGACAACATCAACCATTTAATTCAATCTGCAAGAGGACTGCAAATACCGATTATCTATATTCAGCACGAGTCGCCAGAAGGTCCATTGAAAAAAGGCGAACCTGGGTGGCAGTTTCACCCAAGGCTTGAGAAACCACTCCTTCAAGAGGTGACCCTCTTTAAAAGCGTGCCGAATTCGTTTAGCCACACCCCATTACAACAAACACTTGACAAGCTAGGTGTCACGCAGCTCTACATTTGTGGAGCACAGACGGAATACTGTGTTGATTCCACATGTAGGGGAGCCTTTGATTTAGGCTATGATGTCACCCTTATCGGTGATGCCCACACAACGAATGATGCAAATCACCTATCAGCTCCCCGCATTATTGAACATGTCCATGAAACGTTAATGAACTTTTGGAGTCCAAATGCAAAGATATGTTTGAAAAAAACAACAGAGCTTGATTGGATCGAAAGTGAAATCCACCCTCAATAA
- a CDS encoding carbohydrate kinase codes for MKDQYILALIRENPFISQQELSVKLGLSRSAVAGYISTLTKKGEILGRAYIVREESRITCIGGANIDRMSQTLKPIQYGTSNPAAVRQSCGGISRNVSENLGRLGCQVSLITLIGDDQEGKWLMEETKRYGVDVSQCLALNMEKTGTYTSILDDSGEMILAVADMQIYDQFNIELIEARWSHLASSNIIFADSNLPEETLTYLIKRCEKEKLTLWINPVSAPKASRMPTNLQGIDLLIANRGEISIMSNLEVVTIEDCKKAAEQIIQRGVSQVIITLDRQGIFWAANDGRQEHLLPLQDNFQCNNGVDEALIGGILFGMNQNESFERSLRFGMAASSITLQTWNTNADITDELLYELAEEGYKDDTD; via the coding sequence GTGAAGGATCAGTATATTTTGGCATTAATCAGAGAGAATCCTTTTATATCTCAACAAGAATTATCAGTAAAACTTGGACTATCAAGATCAGCAGTGGCTGGTTATATTTCAACTCTGACGAAAAAGGGAGAAATATTAGGGCGAGCCTATATCGTGCGGGAAGAGTCACGAATTACTTGCATTGGTGGCGCCAATATTGATCGTATGTCACAAACCTTGAAGCCCATTCAGTATGGTACGTCCAACCCGGCAGCGGTTAGACAGTCCTGTGGCGGTATTTCCCGAAATGTATCAGAGAACCTCGGAAGGTTAGGCTGCCAAGTATCATTGATTACTTTGATCGGGGATGACCAAGAAGGAAAATGGTTAATGGAAGAAACAAAAAGATACGGAGTGGATGTTAGTCAATGCTTGGCATTGAATATGGAAAAGACAGGTACATATACATCCATTCTTGATGATTCAGGTGAAATGATTTTAGCGGTGGCTGATATGCAAATCTATGACCAGTTTAACATTGAGTTGATTGAAGCACGTTGGTCGCATCTTGCCTCTTCCAATATAATATTTGCAGATTCCAACCTTCCGGAAGAAACCTTGACTTATCTTATTAAAAGATGTGAAAAAGAAAAATTGACCTTATGGATTAATCCCGTTTCGGCGCCTAAGGCATCGAGAATGCCAACTAATTTACAGGGCATAGATTTGTTGATTGCCAATCGTGGTGAAATATCGATAATGTCCAATCTGGAAGTCGTTACGATTGAAGATTGTAAGAAAGCAGCCGAGCAAATCATTCAAAGAGGAGTCAGTCAGGTTATCATCACCTTGGACAGGCAGGGGATTTTTTGGGCAGCTAATGATGGAAGGCAAGAGCATTTGCTTCCTCTACAAGACAATTTTCAGTGTAACAATGGAGTCGATGAAGCATTGATAGGAGGCATTTTATTCGGCATGAATCAAAATGAATCCTTCGAACGATCTTTACGATTTGGCATGGCAGCTTCCTCCATCACCTTGCAAACTTGGAACACCAATGCAGATATTACAGATGAGCTTCTTTATGAACTTGCTGAAGAAGGCTACAAGGATGATACGGATTGA
- a CDS encoding DMT family transporter, with amino-acid sequence MSKLYFYPLFVVIGACSYGVVSTIIKLSMLDGFSASEAVTSQFVMGFMLAVCIFAVQRKKLKISGIKNMIPVGILTGMTNISYGLSLNYLPASLAVVLLFQFTWIGMLISCIAKRQFPGRAEYISILLLFVGTIPAAGLMDVDLTKVPLQGWLWGLGAAVCYSLFLFFNGKANPTMTTSNRLVMVSFFAFITTAVFQTPQIVWDGTLFSDGLWIYGLALGLFGMILPVYLFSISIPKIGLSKSSILSAVELPVAMMVSVILLNEMVTLLQMLGVVIIILGIFISTLSGKRMLGNKNKEKAFN; translated from the coding sequence ATGAGTAAACTGTACTTTTATCCTTTGTTTGTGGTTATTGGGGCATGCAGCTACGGCGTAGTTTCAACAATCATAAAACTATCTATGCTTGATGGTTTTTCAGCCTCGGAAGCAGTTACAAGCCAATTTGTCATGGGCTTTATGCTAGCAGTTTGTATATTTGCCGTTCAAAGAAAAAAATTGAAAATCAGTGGAATCAAAAATATGATTCCTGTGGGAATCTTGACAGGGATGACCAATATTTCGTATGGTCTTTCCTTGAATTATTTGCCTGCATCTTTAGCTGTTGTTCTTTTATTTCAGTTTACATGGATCGGCATGCTGATTTCTTGTATTGCAAAACGGCAATTTCCTGGGCGAGCTGAATACATCTCCATACTATTATTATTTGTCGGAACCATTCCAGCAGCTGGCCTAATGGATGTCGACTTAACGAAGGTACCTCTTCAAGGGTGGCTATGGGGGCTGGGAGCAGCCGTTTGCTATTCTCTATTTTTATTTTTTAATGGCAAAGCAAATCCAACCATGACAACATCCAATCGATTAGTCATGGTTTCTTTCTTTGCTTTCATAACGACAGCTGTCTTCCAAACTCCACAAATAGTCTGGGACGGCACTCTATTTAGTGATGGTCTCTGGATATATGGTCTGGCATTGGGTTTATTTGGAATGATTCTTCCCGTTTATCTGTTCAGCATATCCATTCCGAAAATAGGATTAAGTAAATCGTCAATATTGAGTGCAGTTGAGTTGCCAGTCGCAATGATGGTCTCGGTAATTTTGTTAAATGAAATGGTGACTTTGTTGCAAATGTTGGGAGTAGTAATCATAATTTTGGGGATTTTTATATCGACGTTAAGTGGAAAGCGTATGCTGGGAAATAAAAATAAGGAAAAAGCATTTAATTAA
- a CDS encoding carbohydrate kinase family protein has translation MAIAFNAGKQKSPIICIGGANIDKKLYTKNEIVKKTSNPVIGSSRTVGGVARNIAENLGRLGEEVILLSARGNDADWFDIYQSSSPFMNLDHVIKIDGISTGSYTAVIDKNGDLSLALADMKVFDYITPALLLKNIDLLLIAKCIVVDLNCPSETIEYLGLFTAKHHIPLVIIPVSSQKMSGLPKKMHAVSWLIVNKDETETYLNVKINDREDWENSVKEWLKLGVRNVIVTNGSKGVMTGGANGYIQHFPSVETPIVADVTGAGDSFCSGVIYSWLQKKDFESVIKSGLVNSHKTIMSKYTVRQELSQTQFKLDMEEFTNEKIY, from the coding sequence TTGGCTATTGCTTTTAATGCGGGAAAACAAAAGTCCCCCATTATTTGTATAGGGGGAGCGAATATTGATAAAAAATTATATACCAAAAATGAAATTGTTAAAAAAACCTCCAATCCTGTCATAGGATCTTCTAGAACGGTTGGGGGGGTTGCGAGAAATATTGCTGAAAACTTAGGACGTTTAGGGGAAGAAGTTATCTTGCTTTCAGCACGAGGAAATGATGCGGATTGGTTTGATATTTATCAATCTTCTTCGCCTTTTATGAATTTGGATCATGTCATTAAAATTGACGGCATATCAACGGGCTCCTATACGGCCGTTATTGACAAAAACGGCGATTTATCTTTAGCCCTGGCCGATATGAAGGTGTTTGATTATATTACACCCGCATTGCTTTTGAAAAATATCGATCTTCTCCTTATCGCCAAATGTATTGTAGTGGACTTGAATTGTCCAAGTGAAACAATAGAATATCTAGGATTGTTCACTGCTAAACATCATATTCCTTTAGTCATTATCCCTGTTTCATCTCAAAAAATGAGTGGGCTTCCTAAAAAGATGCACGCAGTGAGTTGGCTGATTGTCAATAAAGATGAAACGGAAACTTATTTGAATGTCAAAATCAACGATAGGGAAGATTGGGAAAATTCGGTGAAAGAGTGGCTGAAGCTAGGAGTAAGAAATGTTATTGTCACCAACGGATCAAAAGGGGTCATGACTGGAGGTGCCAACGGTTATATACAGCATTTCCCATCTGTTGAAACGCCCATAGTGGCGGATGTCACAGGTGCAGGAGATTCATTTTGTTCAGGTGTCATTTATTCTTGGTTACAAAAGAAGGATTTTGAATCTGTCATCAAATCGGGCTTGGTCAATTCTCATAAAACGATCATGTCAAAATATACAGTTAGGCAAGAATTGTCACAAACTCAATTTAAATTGGATATGGAGGAATTTACAAATGAAAAAATATATTGA
- a CDS encoding pseudouridine-5'-phosphate glycosidase: MKKYIELSSEVQEAKASGKAVVALESTIISHGMPYPQNVKMAREVEQIVRDNGAVPATIAIIDGKIKIGLTDEELEIFGKSPYVAKVSRRDLAQIIATKQLGATTVATTMICAELADIKVFVTGGIGGVHKGAETTMDISADLEELAQTDVAVICAGAKSILDLALTLEYLETKGVPVIGYETECLPAFYTRESEHKLNFFTDSIDVIAETLKTKWELSLKGGAVITNPIPEQYAMDQDYINGIITQAIREAEENHIIGKDSTPFLLGKIKELTGGKSLEANIELVKHNAKVGTQIAVSFNEKLSDNKLRV, encoded by the coding sequence ATGAAAAAATATATTGAACTGTCTTCAGAAGTGCAAGAAGCAAAAGCGTCAGGCAAAGCGGTAGTTGCTTTAGAATCCACCATCATTTCTCATGGTATGCCTTATCCTCAAAACGTCAAAATGGCTCGTGAAGTTGAACAAATTGTTCGTGATAACGGTGCGGTTCCTGCAACAATCGCCATCATTGACGGGAAAATCAAAATCGGATTAACAGATGAAGAACTAGAGATTTTTGGGAAAAGCCCATATGTGGCCAAGGTATCGAGACGTGATTTGGCGCAAATTATCGCTACCAAACAACTAGGGGCAACAACTGTTGCGACAACGATGATCTGCGCAGAGTTAGCCGACATCAAAGTTTTTGTAACAGGCGGTATTGGCGGTGTTCATAAAGGAGCGGAAACGACTATGGATATATCAGCCGACCTCGAGGAATTGGCTCAAACCGATGTAGCTGTAATATGTGCAGGAGCTAAATCGATCCTGGACTTGGCCCTTACTCTTGAATACCTTGAAACAAAAGGGGTTCCCGTAATAGGGTATGAAACGGAATGCCTTCCAGCGTTTTACACTAGGGAAAGTGAGCATAAATTAAACTTCTTTACGGATTCAATAGATGTCATTGCTGAAACATTAAAAACCAAATGGGAATTAAGCCTAAAGGGCGGGGCTGTCATTACTAATCCAATACCGGAACAATATGCGATGGATCAAGATTACATCAATGGAATCATCACTCAAGCAATACGGGAAGCAGAAGAAAACCATATCATCGGTAAAGATAGTACGCCATTCTTACTTGGGAAAATCAAAGAATTAACAGGCGGTAAAAGCCTTGAAGCCAATATCGAATTAGTAAAGCATAATGCTAAAGTGGGAACCCAAATAGCAGTAAGTTTCAATGAGAAGCTAAGTGATAATAAACTGAGAGTGTAA